One genomic region from Cydia pomonella isolate Wapato2018A chromosome 4, ilCydPomo1, whole genome shotgun sequence encodes:
- the LOC133517078 gene encoding tenascin-like: protein MEVKLFVFLMFVFLGVVKAAVVINEFEDVNENSLEGGCNNGACDQLCRRLGFTGGVCVGGRCKCDNFSPLIDNEYTLEGGCNNRACDQLCRRLGFTGGVCVGDRCKCDNFSPLIDNEYTLKGGCNNRACDQLCRRLGFTGGVCVGDRCKCDNFSPLIDNEYTLEGGCNNRACDQLCRRLGFTGGVCVGDRCKCDNFSPLIGNEYTLEGGCNNRACDQLCRRLGFTGGVCVGDRCKCDNFSPLIDNEYTLEGGCNNRACDQLCRRLGFTGGVCVGDRCKCDNFSPLIDNEYTLEGGCNNRACDQLCRRLGFTGGVCVGDRCKCDNFSPLIDNEYTLEGGCNNLACDRLCRRLGFTRGVCVGGRCKCDIFSPQIAPDNEYTLEGGCNNRACDQLCRRLGFTGGVCVGDRCKCDNFFPLIDNSVTKLEAVGGCSQQTCSYACHNLGYKHGICIFGKKCICYNVVHNKHNLERLACNESSCYNLCRRKGYLFGVCVNGKCECSKFTNKLTYDEIEIVNGENEDLVDYQTKVS, encoded by the exons ATGGAAGTTAAGTTGTTTGTGTTCCTAATGTTTGTGTTCCTGGGTGTAGTGAAAGCCGCTGTTGTTATAAATGAATTTGAAGACG TTAACGAAAACAGCTTAGAAGGTGGTTGCAACAACGGAGCATGCGACCAGCTGTGTCGGCGACTCGGCTTCACGGGGGGCGTCTGTGTAGGCGGCAGATGCAAATGCGACAACTTTTCTCCACTAATAG ATAACGAATACACTTTGGAGGGCGGTTGCAACAACCGAGCATGCGACCAGCTGTGTCGGCGACTCGGCTTCACAGGGGGCGTCTGTGTAGGCGACAGATGCAAGTGCGACAACTTTTCTCCATTAATAG ATAACGAATACACCTTGAAGGGCGGTTGCAACAATCGAGCATGCGACCAGCTGTGTCGGCGACTCGGCTTCACAGGGGGCGTCTGTGTAGGCGACAGATGCAAGTGCGATAACTTTTCTCCACTAATAG ATAACGAATACACATTGGAGGGCGGTTGCAACAACCGAGCATGCGACCAACTGTGTCGGCGACTCGGCTTCACAGGGGGCGTCTGTGTAGGCGATAGATGCAAGTGCGATAACTTTTCTCCACTAATAG GTAACGAATACACATTGGAGGGCGGTTGCAACAACCGAGCATGCGATCAGCTATGTCGGCGACTCGGCTTCACAGGGGGCGTCTGTGTAGGCGACAGATGCAAGTGCGATAACTTTTCTCCACTAATAG ATAACGAATACACATTGGAGGGCGGTTGCAACAACCGAGCATGCGACCAGCTGTGTCGGCGACTCGGCTTCACAGGGGGCGTCTGTGTAGGCGACAGATGCAAGTGCGATAATTTTTCTCCACTAATAG ATAACGAATACACATTGGAGGGCGGTTGCAACAACCGAGCATGCGATCAGCTGTGTCGGCGACTCGGCTTCACAGGGGGCGTCTGTGTAGGCGACAGATGCAAGTGCGATAACTTTTCTCCACTAATAG ATAACGAATACACCTTGGAGGGTGGTTGCAACAATTTAGCATGCGACCGTCTGTGTCGACGACTCGGCTTCACAAGAGGCGTCTGTGTAGGCGGCAGATGCAAGTGCGACATCTTTTCTCCACAAATAG CTCCAGATAACGAATACACCTTGGAGGGCGGTTGCAACAACCGAGCATGCGACCAGCTGTGTCGGCGACTTGGCTTCACAGGGGGCGTCTGTGTAGGCGACAGATGCAAGTGCGACAACTTTTTTCCACTGATAG ATAATTCTGTGACTAAACTTGAAGCAGTCGGTGGTTGCAGTCAACAAACCTGCAGTTATGCATGTCATAATTTGGGATACAAACATGGCATTTGtattttcggaaaaaaatgtatttgctaCAATGTAGTACACAATAAAC atAACCTTGAAAGATTGGCTTGTAATGAGTCGTCATGTTACAACTTGTGTCGGCGAAAGGGCTACCTCTTTGGCGTTTGTGTAAACGGCAAGTGCGAATGCAGTAAGTTCACAAACAAACTCACATACGATGAAATAGAAATCGTCAATGGTGAAAATGAAGATCTTGTAGACTATCAAACAAAAGTATCGTAA